Part of the Maridesulfovibrio sp. genome, AGAAGTTGTTTCCTACTCATACGGGCAGCGTTCTTCCGGTCTGCGGATCAACGGTATTGATCTGGACAGGGATGGTGTTTACGAAGTTGTCTTGTGTACTGAAATAGACAGGAAACCTTACTCTTATATTATTTCTTTTAAGAACAAGACTCCGAAGGTTCTTCTTGACCGTAACAGGAATTTCCTTTCTGTAATCAAAACTCCGCCGAACTTTACTGAAACTCTTGTGGGGCAGCGTTTTGATCCGCACAGGACATTTTATTCCAAAGACCTCGTAGAGTATTCATTCTCCAATGGCGCTTTGGTTCCGATTCGTAAATTGAATGTTCCTGAGTTCAGTAACGTTTTTAACCTGACCTATCTCCCGATTGCTGATGGAGAATACAAGGTTCTTGTTCTGAACAAATACGGACGGATCAACCTTTACGACAAGAATCTTGAGCCTATTTACGAAAGTACCGATAGTTACAACTCTGCTGCTGTTGCTATCGACACTGTTTCAAAATCCAGGGGATTTAACGAAGAGAAGAAAAGTGAACGCATGGAGCATAACTACTATATTCCCATGCCCGTTTCAGTTGTTTCCATCTCCGATCCCCGCAAAAAGGAAGTTCTGTTGAATAAAGACCTTTCCGTTGCCGGACAGATCTTTTCAAACTACAAGAACTTTGCTCAGGGCGAGATCCATGCTGAATTCTGGGATGGCGTAGGCCTGAACCTTGCGTGGAAAACCCGCAGGATCAAAGGAACAGTGAGCAGCTATGGTGTTGCCGACATTGATAATGACGGTGAAGATGAACTGTATTGTATCCTGAACACTTTCCCCGGAGCGCTGGGCGTTAAGCACCGGAAGACTCTGATTATAGCCTACGAACTGAATATGGGCCAATAAGTCCGTTTTTACCGGGCCTCCCGCTTCTTTGCGGGGGGCCCT contains:
- a CDS encoding FG-GAP-like repeat-containing protein, producing MSFRRLIIFFIVAVTMLSATAAFANESRTYAVYPFEINGPSQYQYLSRGVQTMLISRLNWTGHFEPMAGSSSLKAADQPKDKVGEVKSVQALGVDYIAIGSVVIVGKQASIDVRMINGEGNSWTKSAETTISELIPAIDGIAQDIKGQLFQKPGSQKKSEEEKKREDARPDSPVNPEFVSAAGAGKVLESTINPQFRYQGGTETPGRWRSQTMKFVNRGGFVEDVTGDGKKDLVVLGEDEIKVMAIDGQHLKEVVSYSYGQRSSGLRINGIDLDRDGVYEVVLCTEIDRKPYSYIISFKNKTPKVLLDRNRNFLSVIKTPPNFTETLVGQRFDPHRTFYSKDLVEYSFSNGALVPIRKLNVPEFSNVFNLTYLPIADGEYKVLVLNKYGRINLYDKNLEPIYESTDSYNSAAVAIDTVSKSRGFNEEKKSERMEHNYYIPMPVSVVSISDPRKKEVLLNKDLSVAGQIFSNYKNFAQGEIHAEFWDGVGLNLAWKTRRIKGTVSSYGVADIDNDGEDELYCILNTFPGALGVKHRKTLIIAYELNMGQ